A single region of the Erythrobacter sp. genome encodes:
- a CDS encoding shikimate kinase — protein MTGETALDDMRIARLAARIDRPIVLVGLMGVGKSTVGRRLAAMLQRSFVDADEAIEEAAQRSVAEIFEEFGESYFRDGERRVIARLIDEAAGVIATGGGAFVDPETRALILERAIAVWIDCDIDTLVERTSRRNTRPLLKSGDPKEILTRLSRERRDFYAEAPIRVESVNGPHTDTARAIIEAIEEHLA, from the coding sequence ATGACCGGTGAGACCGCCCTCGACGATATGCGCATCGCCCGCCTGGCGGCGCGGATCGACCGCCCGATCGTGCTCGTCGGGCTGATGGGCGTTGGCAAGTCCACGGTCGGCCGCCGCCTCGCCGCGATGCTTCAGCGCAGCTTCGTCGATGCCGACGAAGCGATCGAGGAAGCAGCCCAGCGCAGCGTCGCGGAAATCTTCGAGGAATTCGGAGAATCCTATTTCCGCGACGGCGAGAGGCGCGTCATCGCCCGCCTGATCGACGAGGCTGCGGGCGTGATCGCGACCGGCGGCGGCGCCTTCGTCGACCCGGAAACCCGCGCGCTGATCCTCGAGCGCGCCATCGCGGTGTGGATCGATTGCGACATCGACACGCTGGTCGAGCGCACCTCGCGCCGCAACACACGGCCCCTGCTGAAAAGCGGGGACCCGAAGGAAATCCTGACCCGCCTCTCCCGCGAACGCCGCGACTTCTATGCCGAGGCTCCGATCAGGGTGGAAAGCGTCAACGGTCCCCACACCGACACCGCGCGGGCCATCATCGAGGCAATCGAGGAGCATCTCGCGTGA
- the aroB gene encoding 3-dehydroquinate synthase encodes MTTQRKVIPVALAGRSYDVVIEPGCVLDRFAKHARDYLPKGRKVPFVADRATHRLFSEAVGRSLASVGKEAEWFVVEPGEGAKSWAVLEELCDWLLALGITRSDHVFALGGGVVGDLTGFAAAILKRGCGFVQIPTTLLAQVDSSVGGKTAINTGAGKNLIGAFHQPSHVLIDPLVLDTLPEREMRAGFAEVLKYGLLGDAAFFDWLEANGEAVLAREPEALTHAIATSVATKARIVAEDERETSGARALLNLGHTFGHALEAETDFSDRLLHGEAVALGMVLAARYSARRGELSHDEAERAARVIAASGLPSEIAALGMDCTGETLVDHMRHDKKMEGSGTLPFLLLRDIGAAYMARDVELADVAAFLDEQLQAH; translated from the coding sequence GTGACGACGCAGCGCAAGGTCATCCCGGTCGCCCTTGCCGGGCGCTCCTATGACGTGGTGATCGAGCCGGGCTGCGTGCTCGATCGCTTCGCAAAGCACGCCCGCGACTATCTGCCGAAGGGCCGCAAGGTCCCCTTCGTCGCCGACCGCGCGACGCACCGCCTGTTCAGCGAAGCGGTCGGGCGCAGCCTCGCCAGCGTAGGCAAGGAGGCCGAATGGTTCGTGGTCGAACCGGGCGAAGGCGCCAAGAGTTGGGCGGTGCTCGAAGAGCTGTGCGACTGGCTGCTGGCGCTCGGCATCACGCGGTCGGACCATGTCTTTGCGCTCGGCGGCGGGGTGGTGGGCGACCTCACGGGCTTTGCCGCCGCCATCCTCAAGCGCGGCTGCGGCTTCGTCCAGATCCCCACCACCCTGCTCGCGCAGGTCGACAGTTCGGTCGGCGGCAAGACCGCGATCAACACGGGCGCGGGCAAGAACCTGATCGGCGCCTTTCACCAGCCTTCGCACGTGTTGATCGACCCGCTCGTGCTGGACACACTGCCTGAGCGCGAGATGCGCGCAGGTTTCGCCGAGGTGCTCAAATACGGCCTGCTCGGCGATGCAGCCTTCTTCGACTGGCTCGAGGCGAACGGCGAGGCCGTGCTGGCGCGCGAACCGGAGGCCCTCACCCACGCCATTGCCACCAGCGTCGCCACCAAGGCCCGGATCGTCGCCGAGGACGAGCGCGAGACGAGCGGCGCGCGCGCCCTGCTCAATCTCGGCCATACCTTCGGCCATGCGCTGGAAGCGGAAACGGACTTTTCGGACAGGCTGCTGCACGGCGAGGCGGTCGCGCTCGGCATGGTGCTCGCCGCCCGCTATTCGGCCCGGCGTGGCGAATTGTCGCATGACGAGGCCGAGCGCGCCGCGCGGGTCATCGCCGCGTCGGGCCTACCCTCGGAGATCGCCGCGCTCGGCATGGACTGCACCGGCGAAACGCTCGTCGACCATATGCGACACGACAAGAAGATGGAGGGCTCGGGCACGCTCCCCTTCCTCCTGCTGCGTGACATCGGCGCGGCCTACATGGCGCGCGATGTCGAACTGGCCGACGTTGCCGCCTTCCTCGACGAGCAATTGCAGGCGCATTGA
- a CDS encoding cyclase family protein: MTRFIDLSIPITNNVVSDPEVMRPRVTYMTHESTWEQIAMFFPGLTREDLPDGEGWAVEQVELSTHNGTHMDAPWHFHSTTDEGARPAPSIDEAPLDRFFRPGVKLDFSHLPHGHVVSAAEVEAELARIGHDLAPLDIVLVQSGAVYGTENFTDQGVGLGAEATLWLTERGVEVVGTDAWSWDAPFSHTARRWAETRDPSIIWEGHKAGRIRPYYQIEKLTNLAELPATGFTLSCFPVKIERASAGWIRAVALIED, encoded by the coding sequence ATGACCCGCTTCATCGACCTGTCGATCCCGATCACCAATAACGTCGTCTCCGATCCCGAGGTGATGCGCCCGCGCGTGACCTACATGACGCATGAGAGCACGTGGGAGCAGATCGCGATGTTCTTCCCCGGCCTCACCCGCGAAGACCTGCCGGACGGCGAAGGCTGGGCGGTCGAGCAGGTCGAGCTTTCGACCCATAACGGCACCCACATGGACGCGCCGTGGCATTTCCACTCGACCACGGACGAAGGCGCGCGACCCGCCCCGAGCATCGACGAGGCGCCGCTCGACCGCTTCTTCCGCCCCGGGGTGAAGCTGGACTTCTCCCACCTCCCCCACGGGCACGTGGTGAGCGCAGCCGAAGTCGAAGCGGAACTTGCGCGGATCGGGCACGATCTCGCGCCGCTCGACATCGTGCTGGTGCAGTCGGGGGCGGTTTACGGAACCGAAAACTTCACCGACCAGGGCGTCGGCCTCGGCGCGGAAGCGACGCTGTGGTTGACCGAAAGGGGCGTCGAGGTCGTCGGGACCGATGCGTGGAGCTGGGACGCGCCCTTCAGCCACACGGCCCGGCGCTGGGCCGAGACGCGCGACCCCTCGATTATCTGGGAAGGCCACAAGGCGGGGCGCATCCGGCCCTATTACCAGATCGAGAAGCTGACCAATCTCGCGGAGCTCCCCGCGACCGGCTTCACCCTGTCGTGCTTCCCGGTCAAGATCGAGCGCGCGAGCGCGGGCTGGATCCGCGCGGTCGCGCTGATCGAGGATTAG
- a CDS encoding acetyl/propionyl/methylcrotonyl-CoA carboxylase subunit alpha, giving the protein MFSKILIANRGEIACRVITTAKKMGIATVAVYSDADRHAPFVRMADEAVHIGPSPAAESYLVADKIIAAAKQTGAEAIHPGYGFLSERASFVEALDKEGIVFIGPPANAIAAMGDKIESKKLAREAGVNVVPGFVGEIRDTDHAVEISNDIGYPVMMKASAGGGGKGMRLAWSEKDVREGFEATKREGLSSFGDDRVFIEKFIENPRHIEIQVLGDKHGNVLYVNERECSIQRRHQKVVEEAPSPFVTPKMRKAMGEQCVALAKAVGYHSAGTVELIVSGADPTGESFYFLEMNTRLQVEHPVTEAITGIDLVEQMIRVAYGEKLSMTQDDIGIHGWSIENRVYAEDPYRGFLPSTGRLTHYSPPIPGWTEDEEVQGKARRGVAHGAGSIRVDDGVFEGGEVSMFYDPMIAKLITWAPTRDEAADLQVEALDRFRLKGLGHNVDFLSAIMQHPRFRSGELTTGFIAEEYPDGFEGAPVSEGFERRLAAIAAGIEFTWASRARRISGQLDGDDGREGVQRVTSEWLVKLGDKRFEVVLGDGHAMVDGHKVEGTCDWMPGMAQASATDADGSAFGLIVERSGNHWVVTTRGAAHRALVLPLRLATHESLMIEKEPPDLSKMLICPMPGVLVKLHVSEGEEVQPGQPLATVEAMKMENILRAEKEGTIASINAEEGESLAVDAVILELE; this is encoded by the coding sequence TCGCCAATCGCGGCGAGATCGCCTGCCGGGTCATTACGACGGCGAAGAAAATGGGCATCGCGACGGTCGCGGTCTATTCGGACGCCGACCGCCACGCGCCTTTCGTGCGGATGGCGGACGAGGCGGTGCATATCGGCCCGTCGCCCGCGGCCGAGAGCTACCTTGTCGCCGACAAGATCATCGCTGCGGCCAAGCAGACGGGGGCTGAGGCGATCCATCCCGGCTACGGCTTCCTGTCCGAGCGCGCGAGCTTCGTCGAGGCGCTGGACAAGGAAGGCATCGTCTTCATCGGCCCACCCGCGAATGCAATCGCGGCGATGGGCGACAAGATCGAATCCAAGAAGCTCGCGCGTGAGGCGGGCGTCAATGTCGTCCCCGGCTTCGTCGGCGAAATCCGTGACACCGACCACGCGGTCGAGATCTCCAACGACATCGGCTATCCGGTGATGATGAAAGCCAGCGCCGGCGGCGGGGGCAAGGGGATGCGCCTCGCCTGGAGCGAAAAGGACGTGCGCGAAGGCTTCGAGGCGACCAAGCGCGAGGGGCTGAGCAGTTTCGGCGACGACCGTGTCTTCATCGAGAAGTTCATCGAGAACCCGCGCCACATCGAAATCCAGGTGCTCGGCGACAAGCACGGGAACGTCCTCTACGTGAACGAGCGCGAATGCTCGATCCAGCGGCGCCACCAGAAGGTTGTCGAGGAAGCGCCGTCGCCCTTCGTCACGCCCAAGATGCGCAAGGCCATGGGCGAGCAATGCGTCGCTCTTGCCAAGGCGGTGGGGTATCATTCGGCGGGCACGGTCGAACTGATCGTGTCGGGCGCGGACCCGACGGGGGAAAGCTTCTACTTCCTCGAGATGAACACCCGGCTTCAGGTCGAACACCCGGTGACCGAGGCGATCACCGGCATCGACCTCGTCGAGCAGATGATCCGTGTGGCTTACGGAGAAAAGCTCTCGATGACGCAGGATGACATCGGCATCCACGGCTGGTCGATCGAGAACCGCGTTTATGCCGAAGACCCCTATCGCGGCTTCCTCCCCTCGACGGGTCGCCTCACCCATTATTCACCCCCGATCCCCGGCTGGACCGAGGACGAGGAGGTGCAGGGCAAGGCCCGGCGCGGGGTCGCGCACGGGGCGGGCTCGATCCGCGTCGACGACGGCGTGTTCGAAGGCGGCGAGGTGTCGATGTTCTACGACCCCATGATCGCCAAGCTCATCACCTGGGCGCCGACCCGCGACGAGGCGGCGGACCTGCAGGTCGAGGCGCTCGACCGCTTCCGCCTCAAGGGGCTCGGCCACAATGTCGACTTCCTCTCCGCGATCATGCAGCACCCGCGCTTTCGTTCGGGCGAGCTGACCACGGGCTTCATCGCCGAGGAATATCCCGACGGCTTCGAGGGCGCTCCGGTGAGCGAGGGATTCGAACGGCGGCTGGCAGCGATCGCGGCGGGAATCGAGTTCACCTGGGCAAGCCGCGCGCGGCGCATTTCCGGACAGCTCGATGGCGACGACGGCCGCGAGGGCGTGCAGCGCGTGACATCCGAATGGCTGGTCAAGCTGGGCGACAAGCGCTTCGAGGTGGTCCTCGGCGACGGCCATGCGATGGTGGACGGGCACAAGGTCGAAGGCACCTGCGACTGGATGCCCGGCATGGCGCAGGCGAGCGCGACCGACGCGGACGGCAGCGCCTTCGGCCTGATCGTCGAGCGGTCCGGCAATCATTGGGTCGTCACCACCCGCGGCGCGGCGCATCGCGCGCTGGTCCTGCCGCTGCGGCTTGCGACACATGAGAGCCTGATGATCGAAAAGGAGCCGCCGGACCTGTCCAAGATGCTCATCTGCCCCATGCCCGGCGTGCTGGTGAAACTGCACGTGAGCGAGGGAGAGGAGGTCCAGCCCGGCCAGCCGCTCGCAACGGTCGAGGCGATGAAGATGGAGAACATCCTGCGCGCCGAAAAGGAAGGCACGATCGCCAGCATCAACGCCGAGGAAGGCGAAAGCCTCGCGGTGGACGCGGTGATCCTCGAGCTCGAATAG